CTGTCTAACGAAAATCGAGAAATACGAAAGACGAACGAGAGTGTGATGATCAATTGTGAGGACGAATTGTcgactttttttttataaatcggCCACGTAGAAACGAGCGAAATGCGCAACGAAATGGCGATGTACGCTCTGAAACCGATCGTTTCTCTTCCGGACACGTTGCATCACTCAGAAACGATGTACAAAATGCGAAATATTCACGAAGAACGATCCAGGGACGACGACCATACGGAAGCCGAGAACGAGATCGTGCCTGATATCACAGAGCAGGTTATCAACTTTTTGAAGGTTTTCATCATTTCTGTTCTCATGCCGGCGTGGAAACGCGCGTTAACGCTAATTATACTAGAATCGAGTCGGTTTTTTACTTACGATTTTAACGTGCATGGTAGCTACGAGCCTTTCTTCTGTCTCGAGCTTGTTGTGCATGACTCCTCCCAAAATTTCCACAAGCACTAATCACGATCGACCGGGAATATGGTTCTACAGGCTTGATCGATGCGTGCCCCTCCAATTTTTCGTCTAACAGGACACTACGCGGCTACGGGTATGCGAAAAATTCAGCTCGGCCAAAGGATAAGCGGGAACGCGgagataattattatagaagaagGGCAAGCTCACTAAATTAGAACTGCACTGAAAGCTACAAAGTACAGTTGTATAACCAAACACACAGAAAACCTAACCCAGTAAGATGTGTGCACCATGTAGCTGTTTACTGGTCCCAATCAACAATGTTACTGGTCAACTGTCAAATCTATAATCCGTGACTCTtgtacctttttttttttaaacaaattttttactaGCACGCGTTCATCGCGAATGCAGCTTATATCTGTTGCTTTTAAGGTTCTGTAATTTAAATGACAATTTATTCTGGATGATGCAGGTTCCACGAGTATTGGAAATTATGTTGACGGTACATCCTAATTGAATTCTAGGAAATGGATTATAGGAAAATCATTGTCATACGTGTGTTGTTGGATTCAAGAACAATCCATTGTTGCATGTTATGTACGAGTTGTGTTTGAAGGTTTTAGAAGCTCTAAAATTCATTTAGCCGTAGTCATAGAATTTCTGTGTAGCTGAATCGATTGAAATGTTTTCTTTAGATTTTATGCATGGTTCAGaggaaagaaattaaattaaaattgtactaTTAGCTTCCATGTACACGATATCTTACATTtcttgaaacaatatttttatttcagagtCCCTTGccagaatataatttattggaagagagGCAGGAAAAGATATTAGCTGAGCTCGCGGAACTCAAGAAACAAGTGTCAAcgctttgtaatttattaaaacatccGAATCAGACTGCAGTAATCGATAAAAGTCATGACAGTCAGGTAATGTTCACATTGTTAatcttcaaaaaaaaaaaaggggagacaagaaagaataatatattgctGTAAAATGTTCCAGGATCCAATCAGCGCGAATCTCATCATATATGTAAATCCAAAGACACCTCCTTATTCTACATTAGCTTTAAAAAGGGTGTGGATGGATACCGATATTAGAATACAGACTTACATTCACTCGAGTGTCAGCGAAGAAGTTCCTTTAATTTACCAATCAATTACAAATTCTCCTaggaaaaatattatcaatttatcgGTGATCTGGAAAAatggtaaattaaatttatatatacaaaactattcgaTAACGAATGCATActtatgaacaattttatttccagTCGAAGATCTTGAACTTGTGTCTGGCCTACGTGGTTACAACATAACTggtgaaatcaattttctaagaTATATTAGTAGGTTAATAAGTTCGCATGATTACGAGAATTCCATGTGTACAGAAAAAGTAAATAGACTCGACTTGATATTAGATCTGTGTCACTTGGTACACTTTCAAAATACACTGAAAAGCAAACAAGAATTGTTGCTATCGATAGCCGATGAATTAGACTTAAATGCATCCGATAAAAAGGAGCCTGATATAGCGGACATCGCAGTATGGAGTACAATTAAACAAATCTTTCCAAAGTGTCCGCCAAAGCTTGAGAAATGGTTTAAAGCTTACGAGAAACGTTTTTATCAATAAatgctttttttctttttaattaaatatatatatatatatatatattaatgtgTCGGAGTTACAATAACGCACTGTCAATAAAATTgcataagttttattaaaagattaacATGTATTTGAAATATCTCGTACATGTATATTATCCTTTGAATGCACTTCGATTAAATACGCTATTGGTACATAGAAACGTTTGAAAAAGTATTCTCATTCttcaactaaaatatttattggcaGTGTTACAAAGATGTTCCTTaaatttttagaataaaaatgatACTTCGCTATAACACAGGACGGTAATGACGACAGATACtaataaacagtaaaattaagagtataattaattgaaactagAAAGCAAGTCTTTCAGCATACGGAGTGATACATTCAAAGTACAGGATTACAATTgcttttgaaagtaaatattaaccaAATAACTTGCAATCGAGTTTATGACACATGTTAATCACGATTTTTAAAGAGATGTGCACACTATAATGATAATCAATACAAATTACTGAACGAATTATAGTTTCAAGTATCATTTATCAATTTCTCATCGTAGCTGCCATCGAGTTCttaattataatcatatattttCAACATAATGTATATTTCTCATAACAAATTTCTAAACTTCATCGCATATTGTCACGGAAGAATGTTTTCTACGATTTAACTTTCTTTCTATATTCTTTAAATGTCCCATTAATTTTCCATATATGGctattcattataaaatcaatactaaacaaagaaaaacatttcACGCGTGTGTCAATGTCAGTCTGAAATGTTCTTCGCTCTTAGTATCTGTTTCGTCTGTGGAAGAATAATGACAATGGATCAATTTTTTTACAGCAAGAAAGGTAGCTGTCGTAAACTGAGTAAAAACCGAGTATGATGATACTTTGCAATACTGTATGTATGGTATTATATGCTATAGATGAATTAATATTATCTGTGAACGTCGATCCAGTTGCATACTTAGTTTTTTGTATGCAAATATCAACGTTATTGAGACCAAATCGCTTTTCgcatgattaaaaaaaaaagaaaaaaagagagaaaataatgaaaacagcTGGTAAGTATCTATTCCAAGATAAATTACGTTGCCTATAGATTGTTCAGCACAATATTTTACCTAACATTGGCGAAGCTGTGCACTAAATGTACAGATGTATCAATAATGTATCACTAATTCGTAATTAATATAAGCTTTTATGTACAGTATATATTATCGTAAGAAGTTCCTTACAAATATTTAGAAATGTACGCAGCTGTATTCTGCATAAACATCCGTATGTTTACTATTTATTCATTACAATAACATTATCAGACTCAGATATCTTTAGTATATGAAAgtcattaaaaattgatatgaTAGGCCTGATTCTTTATAAATCTATTCTGACCTCctatatgatttctttctattCGATGTCTCGAATTAAAACGTTCTAAagaaaatcttttaaaaatttatactaaAAAAATGCAAACAGAAATTCCAGTTGGATTTCTGATTCACCCGATATTAATTAAGTATTCAAAATATCGTTTCTTTCCATTTgaataattactttgttatttctGGCAGTTTTCGTTACACTGTATGTCACTCCATGTTaactaataacattaattctATTGCTTTTTGAGTATATTAACAAATGGCTCAGAACGACGTTCCTCctccaattgaaataaaatgcaaCTATTGCATTAGTCGAGATCCGTAGAACAATTCTGATTCAGATTCacttaataaaagtaaaaaatattcattatacacATTAGATCCTTATCTAGCGtcgttataaataatatgtatcTCAATATATCACAACATGGTGGTGccaaaagcatttaaaattacGAAGTGTTAGCGTGCGTGAAACACTTATGAACGTGTTTCAACGTAAGTCTTTAACTCTGTGTACATTAAATTTCAGTGCTGAGTCATTAAAATTCTACCAATCTGTCTTTTGGTCTACGGGAACGATAAAAAGATATAACAAACAGTCTCTTCTCGCGTGTCTAATCGATTTCGAAATTCCTTTCGTAGgtcaacaattttttaacattgaattatatAGCAACCAATCTCGTACTCAGCACAACTCGACTGTAATTCAATTACCGCGGCACACGTTCTCGAATGGTATCGTTACGCTGAACCGGCACCTTATCTACATtataaaagtttcatatttctCGGTATTAAAGGTTTTccatattaatcatttatacGAACGACGAGAAACCGGGCAATGGCGCCCTCGACCTCGCcatattattcataataatttgtCCACCGTTTAAGCTGACAACAGCACTACCCTCGGGCTCGGAGTCAGTGTACGACGAATAATTTCTAACTGGTTTTTGCCGCTTCCACGACTGTCTTAACGAATCATTCACGTTAGCGTAATGATTCACAAAGGAATGTGGGTCCGATTGTACGCTTTCATTCTCACTTTCGGATCCCTGTTACAAAAATACAAGAGAAATAAATGGGTTTGCTTTATGCTAGCAGGTTTATCATATTTCTTTAGTCCACTGAGTATAGTTTGTTTACCTGTGAATCCGTTGAACTAATTTCAGAAGGTTTCTCTGTAACGCTACTGTCGTCGGGATTCTCATCGTATCCCTTCAGACTCTCC
This portion of the Nomia melanderi isolate GNS246 chromosome 11, iyNomMela1, whole genome shotgun sequence genome encodes:
- the LOC116433845 gene encoding aminoacyl tRNA synthase complex-interacting multifunctional protein 2 isoform X1, yielding MRNEMAMYALKPIVSLPDTLHHSETMYKMRNIHEERSRDDDHTEAENEIVPDITEQVINFLKVPRVLEIMLTSPLPEYNLLEERQEKILAELAELKKQVSTLCNLLKHPNQTAVIDKSHDSQDPISANLIIYVNPKTPPYSTLALKRVWMDTDIRIQTYIHSSVSEEVPLIYQSITNSPRKNIINLSVIWKNVEDLELVSGLRGYNITGEINFLRYISRLISSHDYENSMCTEKVNRLDLILDLCHLVHFQNTLKSKQELLLSIADELDLNASDKKEPDIADIAVWSTIKQIFPKCPPKLEKWFKAYEKRFYQ
- the LOC116433845 gene encoding aminoacyl tRNA synthase complex-interacting multifunctional protein 2 isoform X3; translated protein: MRNEMAMYALKPIVSLPDTLHHSETMYKMRNIHEERSRDDDHTEAENEIVPDITEQVINFLKSPLPEYNLLEERQEKILAELAELKKQVSTLCNLLKHPNQTAVIDKSHDSQDPISANLIIYVNPKTPPYSTLALKRVWMDTDIRIQTYIHSSVSEEVPLIYQSITNSPRKNIINLSVIWKNVEDLELVSGLRGYNITGEINFLRYISRLISSHDYENSMCTEKVNRLDLILDLCHLVHFQNTLKSKQELLLSIADELDLNASDKKEPDIADIAVWSTIKQIFPKCPPKLEKWFKAYEKRFYQ
- the LOC116433845 gene encoding putative aminoacyl tRNA synthase complex-interacting multifunctional protein 2 isoform X5 — translated: MLLVPRVLEIMLTSPLPEYNLLEERQEKILAELAELKKQVSTLCNLLKHPNQTAVIDKSHDSQDPISANLIIYVNPKTPPYSTLALKRVWMDTDIRIQTYIHSSVSEEVPLIYQSITNSPRKNIINLSVIWKNVEDLELVSGLRGYNITGEINFLRYISRLISSHDYENSMCTEKVNRLDLILDLCHLVHFQNTLKSKQELLLSIADELDLNASDKKEPDIADIAVWSTIKQIFPKCPPKLEKWFKAYEKRFYQ
- the LOC116433845 gene encoding aminoacyl tRNA synthase complex-interacting multifunctional protein 2 isoform X2; its protein translation is MRNEMAMYALKPIVSLPDTLHHSETMYKMRNIHEERSRDDDHTEAENEIVPDITEQVPRVLEIMLTSPLPEYNLLEERQEKILAELAELKKQVSTLCNLLKHPNQTAVIDKSHDSQDPISANLIIYVNPKTPPYSTLALKRVWMDTDIRIQTYIHSSVSEEVPLIYQSITNSPRKNIINLSVIWKNVEDLELVSGLRGYNITGEINFLRYISRLISSHDYENSMCTEKVNRLDLILDLCHLVHFQNTLKSKQELLLSIADELDLNASDKKEPDIADIAVWSTIKQIFPKCPPKLEKWFKAYEKRFYQ
- the LOC116433845 gene encoding putative aminoacyl tRNA synthase complex-interacting multifunctional protein 2 isoform X6 produces the protein MYELCLKSPLPEYNLLEERQEKILAELAELKKQVSTLCNLLKHPNQTAVIDKSHDSQDPISANLIIYVNPKTPPYSTLALKRVWMDTDIRIQTYIHSSVSEEVPLIYQSITNSPRKNIINLSVIWKNVEDLELVSGLRGYNITGEINFLRYISRLISSHDYENSMCTEKVNRLDLILDLCHLVHFQNTLKSKQELLLSIADELDLNASDKKEPDIADIAVWSTIKQIFPKCPPKLEKWFKAYEKRFYQ
- the LOC116433845 gene encoding putative aminoacyl tRNA synthase complex-interacting multifunctional protein 2 isoform X4; translation: MRNEMAMYALKPIVSLPDTLHHSETMYKMRNIHEERSRDDDHTEAENEIVPDITEQSPLPEYNLLEERQEKILAELAELKKQVSTLCNLLKHPNQTAVIDKSHDSQDPISANLIIYVNPKTPPYSTLALKRVWMDTDIRIQTYIHSSVSEEVPLIYQSITNSPRKNIINLSVIWKNVEDLELVSGLRGYNITGEINFLRYISRLISSHDYENSMCTEKVNRLDLILDLCHLVHFQNTLKSKQELLLSIADELDLNASDKKEPDIADIAVWSTIKQIFPKCPPKLEKWFKAYEKRFYQ
- the LOC116433845 gene encoding uncharacterized protein LOC116433845 isoform X7 gives rise to the protein MRNEMAMYALKPIVSLPDTLHHSETMYKMRNIHEERSRDDDHTEAENEIVPDITEQVINFLKVPRVLEIMLTSPLPEYNLLEERQEKILAELAELKKQVSTLCNLLKHPNQTAVIDKSHDSQDPISANLIIYVNPKTPPYSTLALKRVWMDTDIRIQTYIHSSVSEEVPLIYQSITNSPRKNIINLSVIWKNVEDLELVSGLRGYNITARKVAVVN